One genomic region from Chloroherpetonaceae bacterium encodes:
- the rpsL gene encoding 30S ribosomal protein S12 codes for MPTIQQLVRLGRETNVFKTSSPALESCPQKRGVCTRVYTTTPKKPNSALRKVAKVRLSNQQEVIAYIPGEGHNLQEHSIVLIRGGRVKDLPGVRYHIVRGALDTSGVADRKRSRSKYGAKKVQQGAAGAKGAAAAKGAKK; via the coding sequence ATGCCAACAATTCAGCAACTGGTTCGTCTCGGAAGAGAAACCAATGTGTTCAAGACCTCATCGCCGGCACTTGAATCATGCCCGCAAAAAAGAGGTGTATGTACACGCGTTTACACAACGACACCCAAAAAGCCGAATTCAGCACTTCGTAAAGTGGCTAAGGTTCGTCTTTCAAATCAACAAGAAGTTATTGCTTACATTCCGGGTGAAGGCCACAATCTTCAAGAGCACTCGATTGTTCTTATTCGTGGCGGTAGAGTAAAAGATTTGCCCGGTGTTCGATATCACATTGTTCGTGGCGCTCTTGATACTTCAGGCGTTGCAGATCGCAAGAGAAGCCGATCAAAGTATGGTGCAAAGAAAGTGCAGCAAGGAGCAGCAGGAGCAAAGGGTGCTGCAGCAGCAAAAGGTGCAAAGAAATAA
- a CDS encoding HD domain-containing protein produces the protein MIVNTKSFHLAVFGKPESGFIRIPVWGHIPLSEPLKAVLSHPAFLRLKGIRQLSFAHHVFPGATHTRFEHSIGVYHLTKLILERLVQSPFAKALQSASFRFDEEACRTILASALLHDIGHYPHAHIVERIPLNSKDEIIFQDHQELTKHFLFEKGTHENSLADILKSLWKVNPVTVAEMIKGEKKLPFSKIISGTLDPDKMDYLMRDAHHCNIPYGEIDIHRLIESFVPDAKHKRLAITEKGVAPLESLMFAKYMMMRNVYWHHTTRTFSLMLKRLLQDALDEGAATPDALRSVFYPNSDERLLTDLNFLFQKKFNSRDLLSGLMDRRPYKRIHEIGESELPEMSIEQMRISAAIRKKKEIEISTLLQSQVSKREKATKLNSHLALIDIPSRKNIFDHHDFKELQLYKLPPKFSQVGKEKLGTFVPFDQSGVSAFTTHFISEFEASSRMIRVLVAPVFEMQAVKNIREIRSILCA, from the coding sequence ATGATTGTGAATACAAAATCTTTTCACCTTGCCGTTTTTGGAAAGCCCGAAAGCGGATTTATTCGAATTCCCGTTTGGGGACATATTCCGCTCTCAGAGCCGTTAAAAGCGGTGCTTTCGCATCCGGCATTTTTACGGTTGAAAGGAATTCGGCAACTCTCTTTTGCCCATCATGTTTTCCCCGGTGCAACGCACACCCGATTTGAGCACTCCATCGGTGTTTACCACCTCACAAAGTTAATCTTAGAGCGGTTGGTTCAAAGCCCCTTTGCAAAGGCGTTACAAAGCGCGTCGTTTCGCTTCGATGAAGAAGCTTGCCGCACGATTCTCGCCTCGGCACTTTTGCACGACATCGGTCATTACCCCCACGCGCATATTGTTGAACGGATACCGCTCAATAGCAAAGATGAAATCATTTTTCAAGATCATCAAGAACTGACAAAACACTTTTTATTTGAAAAAGGCACTCATGAGAATAGCTTAGCCGATATTCTCAAATCACTTTGGAAGGTGAATCCGGTGACCGTTGCCGAAATGATTAAAGGTGAAAAGAAACTTCCCTTTTCAAAAATCATCAGCGGGACGCTTGATCCTGATAAAATGGATTACCTCATGCGCGATGCCCATCATTGCAATATTCCTTATGGAGAGATCGATATTCATCGCTTGATTGAATCTTTCGTACCCGATGCCAAGCATAAAAGGTTGGCGATTACTGAAAAAGGGGTCGCGCCGCTTGAGAGCCTGATGTTCGCCAAGTATATGATGATGCGCAATGTCTATTGGCATCATACCACACGAACGTTTTCGCTGATGCTGAAAAGACTCTTGCAAGATGCTCTTGATGAAGGCGCAGCGACACCCGATGCACTTCGCAGTGTATTTTATCCGAATAGTGATGAGCGGTTGCTCACCGATCTCAACTTTCTATTTCAAAAGAAGTTTAATTCAAGAGATTTACTTTCGGGTTTGATGGATCGAAGACCCTACAAACGCATTCATGAAATTGGAGAAAGCGAATTGCCTGAAATGTCAATTGAACAAATGAGAATCTCCGCTGCAATTCGAAAGAAGAAAGAAATTGAAATTTCAACGCTGCTTCAAAGCCAAGTTTCAAAACGCGAGAAGGCGACAAAGCTCAATTCACACTTAGCCCTAATCGATATTCCATCAAGAAAAAATATTTTTGATCATCACGATTTCAAGGAGCTTCAGCTTTACAAGTTGCCGCCAAAATTCTCTCAAGTAGGGAAGGAAAAGCTCGGAACCTTTGTCCCTTTCGATCAATCCGGCGTCTCGGCCTTTACGACACATTTTATCAGCGAATTTGAAGCCTCATCACGAATGATTCGCGTGCTCGTTGCCCCCGTCTTTGAAATGCAAGCGGTAAAAAATATTCGCGAGATTCGTTCAATTCTTTGTGCGTGA
- the fusA gene encoding elongation factor G has protein sequence MPRQVPLERTRNIGIMAHIDAGKTTTTERILYYTGRVHRMGEVHDGAATMDWMEQEKERGITITSAATTCFWVPKYGNFKDKKYRINIIDTPGHVDFTVEVERSLRVLDGAVALFGSVEGVEPQSETVWRQANKYGVPRVAYVNKMDRIGANFFGAIDSMKERLKANVIPIQIPIGEGELFAGFIDLIRMIGVIYDKEDGSTYKEIEIPADLKEQAEQYRIQLLESVSEVNDTLLEKYLGGEHITEEEMRVTLREATLRMLIFPVLCGSSFKNKGVQFLLDAVIDYLPTPLDLQLVKGQDTKSGEEITRKISDDESFSGLAFKIMTDPYVGKLTFLRVYSGTLKAGSYVLNTISGKRERIGRLLQMHANHREDVDDAMAGDIVAAVGLKDTRTGDTICDESKPIILEKMTFPEPVIQIAIEPKTKADSEKLGLSLQKLAEEDPTFRVTTEEETGQTLIAGMGELHLEIIVDRLRREFKVDANVGKPQVAYRETIRKKVEAEGKFVRQSGGKGQFGWVNLIVEPSEPGKGFEFVNAIVGGSIPREYVPAVQKGIEESLKEGVLAGYPVQDVKVTLYDGKYHDVDSSEMAFKIAGSIGFKEGARKASPALLEPIMSVEVVTPDDYMGDVMGDLSSRRGRIEGMSARAGAQVITAKVPLAEMFGYSTQLRSMTQGRANYSMEFLAYEETPKNVREEIIEKSGVAKGATA, from the coding sequence ATGCCAAGACAAGTACCATTAGAAAGAACAAGAAATATTGGGATTATGGCTCATATCGACGCCGGAAAAACGACGACGACTGAGCGTATTCTTTACTATACAGGCCGCGTTCACCGAATGGGAGAAGTGCATGATGGTGCCGCGACAATGGATTGGATGGAGCAAGAAAAAGAACGCGGGATTACCATCACATCTGCTGCAACAACGTGTTTTTGGGTGCCTAAGTACGGAAATTTTAAAGATAAAAAATACCGGATTAATATTATTGATACTCCCGGTCACGTCGACTTTACAGTTGAAGTTGAGCGTTCGCTTCGTGTGCTCGACGGCGCTGTCGCACTTTTTGGTTCTGTCGAAGGTGTAGAACCACAATCCGAAACAGTTTGGCGACAGGCAAATAAATATGGCGTTCCACGCGTTGCTTATGTAAATAAAATGGATCGAATTGGTGCTAACTTTTTTGGAGCCATTGATTCAATGAAAGAACGCTTAAAAGCAAATGTAATTCCAATTCAAATCCCGATCGGTGAAGGTGAGCTATTTGCTGGATTTATTGACCTTATCAGAATGATCGGGGTTATTTATGATAAGGAAGACGGTTCAACTTATAAAGAAATCGAGATTCCCGCCGATCTAAAGGAACAAGCTGAGCAATACCGAATTCAATTGCTGGAATCGGTTTCAGAAGTGAATGATACGCTTCTTGAAAAATATCTTGGGGGTGAGCACATCACTGAAGAGGAAATGCGGGTTACCTTAAGAGAAGCAACGCTGAGAATGCTTATTTTTCCGGTTCTTTGCGGTTCATCCTTTAAAAACAAGGGCGTGCAATTTCTACTTGACGCAGTCATCGATTACCTACCAACGCCGCTTGATCTTCAACTTGTTAAGGGTCAAGATACCAAGAGTGGCGAAGAGATTACCAGAAAGATTTCCGACGACGAGAGCTTTTCGGGCTTAGCATTTAAAATCATGACTGATCCCTATGTCGGAAAACTTACCTTTTTGAGGGTTTACTCAGGTACCCTTAAGGCTGGCAGTTATGTTCTTAATACGATTTCCGGTAAAAGAGAAAGAATTGGAAGATTGCTTCAGATGCACGCCAATCATCGTGAAGATGTTGATGACGCAATGGCAGGTGATATTGTTGCTGCTGTAGGCCTCAAAGATACGCGTACCGGTGATACAATTTGCGATGAGTCTAAGCCAATCATCTTGGAAAAGATGACCTTTCCTGAGCCTGTGATTCAAATTGCGATTGAACCTAAAACCAAGGCAGATTCTGAAAAATTAGGACTTTCACTCCAAAAACTTGCCGAAGAAGATCCGACATTCAGAGTAACGACAGAAGAAGAAACAGGTCAAACTCTTATTGCGGGAATGGGTGAGTTGCACCTTGAAATTATTGTTGATCGGCTTCGTCGTGAGTTTAAGGTCGATGCAAATGTCGGTAAGCCGCAAGTTGCATACCGTGAAACCATCCGCAAGAAAGTCGAAGCGGAAGGTAAGTTCGTTCGTCAATCTGGCGGTAAAGGTCAATTCGGATGGGTAAATCTCATCGTAGAACCTTCCGAGCCGGGTAAAGGATTTGAGTTTGTGAATGCAATTGTCGGAGGGTCAATTCCTCGTGAATATGTTCCGGCAGTTCAAAAGGGGATTGAAGAGTCCTTAAAAGAAGGTGTCCTTGCAGGTTACCCTGTCCAAGATGTAAAAGTGACACTTTATGATGGTAAATATCATGATGTTGACTCATCGGAAATGGCCTTCAAAATAGCTGGTTCAATAGGTTTTAAGGAAGGTGCGAGAAAAGCTAGCCCAGCTCTTCTTGAGCCGATTATGTCAGTTGAAGTGGTTACACCCGACGATTATATGGGAGATGTAATGGGGGATCTTTCAAGTCGCCGTGGAAGAATCGAAGGGATGTCTGCAAGAGCAGGAGCTCAAGTGATTACTGCCAAGGTTCCGCTTGCTGAAATGTTTGGATACTCAACACAACTGCGTTCTATGACACAAGGCAGAGCAAATTATTCAATGGAGTTTTTGGCGTATGAAGAAACACCAAAGAATGTACGCGAAGAAATTATCGAAAAAAGCGGTGTCGCAAAAGGGGCTACAGCGTAA
- the rpsG gene encoding 30S ribosomal protein S7, producing the protein MRRKSAFKRQVTLDPKFQDPTVTRLITTILLHGKKDTAQRIVYDAIATIEAKTKENGLEVFKKAISNIAPVVEVRGKRIGGATYQIPMEVRAERRIALAMRWLKQYSTSRGGRSMADKLAAELMDAANNQGAAVKKKEEIHKMAEANKAFSHFRF; encoded by the coding sequence ATGCGCAGAAAATCAGCTTTTAAGCGTCAAGTGACACTGGATCCAAAGTTTCAAGATCCTACGGTTACGCGTTTGATTACAACGATATTGCTACACGGAAAAAAAGATACCGCGCAGCGTATTGTTTATGATGCGATTGCTACGATTGAAGCAAAGACAAAAGAAAACGGGCTTGAAGTATTCAAGAAAGCAATTTCAAACATCGCTCCGGTAGTTGAAGTTCGCGGAAAACGAATTGGGGGGGCGACCTACCAAATTCCGATGGAAGTTCGCGCTGAACGCCGAATTGCCTTAGCGATGCGCTGGTTGAAACAGTATTCGACTTCAAGAGGCGGTCGTTCGATGGCCGATAAGTTGGCTGCTGAATTGATGGATGCGGCAAATAATCAAGGGGCCGCTGTAAAAAAGAAAGAAGAAATCCATAAGATGGCAGAAGCCAATAAGGCGTTCTCTCATTTTAGATTCTAA
- the rplC gene encoding 50S ribosomal protein L3 produces MSAILGRKVGMTSIYDAKGKEIPCTVIEAGPCTIAQVKTKEKEGYHSYQFTFAEKKENRVSKPLLGHFKKAGVKPTYSVVEFRKEDVQADLNVGDVVKVDVFKEGEIVDVVGTSKGKGFAGVVKRHHFGGMSRTHGQSDRERAPGSMGGSSYPSRTFKGMRMAGRMGGDQVTVKNLLVVKVLADSNLLVVKGAIPGHKNSFVQVVSVKGK; encoded by the coding sequence ATGAGCGCAATATTAGGACGCAAGGTCGGAATGACCAGCATATATGACGCGAAAGGCAAAGAAATTCCCTGCACCGTAATCGAAGCAGGACCTTGCACAATCGCACAAGTCAAAACAAAGGAAAAGGAAGGTTATCACTCTTATCAATTCACCTTTGCTGAAAAGAAAGAAAATAGAGTTTCAAAACCTCTTCTCGGGCATTTCAAAAAAGCCGGAGTGAAGCCTACCTATAGTGTTGTTGAATTTAGAAAAGAAGATGTACAAGCAGACTTAAATGTCGGTGATGTGGTGAAGGTAGATGTCTTCAAAGAAGGCGAGATTGTTGATGTTGTAGGCACTTCAAAAGGTAAAGGTTTTGCTGGCGTTGTGAAGCGCCATCATTTCGGCGGGATGTCCAGAACTCACGGGCAATCTGATCGTGAAAGAGCTCCGGGTTCTATGGGGGGATCCTCTTATCCATCGCGCACATTCAAAGGAATGAGAATGGCCGGAAGAATGGGTGGAGATCAAGTTACAGTGAAAAATTTATTGGTAGTAAAGGTGCTTGCAGACTCAAACTTGTTAGTTGTGAAAGGTGCAATCCCCGGACATAAGAATTCATTCGTTCAAGTTGTATCTGTGAAAGGAAAATAA
- a CDS encoding 3'-5' exonuclease: MKLTEEQHRIISSEGNIKINAVAGSGKTSTLIEYAKSRKHLKALYLAFNKSVKVSASKRFSENGLDSVTVETAHSMAYREVIRRYGYKVQEKSIRPSDLMELIKFSGIANHTVLARHILAYTAFFCNSSTERVQDLDYLQTVSSENARVFVLKNYDAIVAGTRQFLALMNRGECPISHDFYLKKFQLSIPKLPYDLILFDEGQDASGAMLDIFLNQPATLVIVGDTHQQIYSWRFAVNSMETVDFPSYPLSTSFRFGENIASLARKSLELKKLLGYQAPLHLKGAGERRRAVSKAVLARTNSALLSKAIDLVFEQNFKKPIYFEGGFDSYTYAQEGGSLFDVLNLYLGKPSMIRDTTLASLRSFEELLRFTEETEDTSLGSMIEIVKLYGENLPRYIKRLRELSLPIEERDKAGVVFSTVHRAKGLEYDEVTLAEDFITESEIKRQFSKLEEDFSFKKRSKDQLENDRASLTKRLNEEINLLYVALTRSTSDLILPKNLTKMFFPNLKEDYPQLPSFHKSYSQKRAPELKTKEMPVQLGREKQNSNSSAYSRWEKSEEDDLRRKFSNGMGITEISSQMGRSKGSIYSRLRKLGLIDETTLIDDLL, translated from the coding sequence ATGAAATTAACTGAAGAGCAGCACAGAATTATCAGCTCAGAAGGTAACATCAAAATCAATGCTGTTGCCGGATCTGGGAAAACATCGACACTGATTGAATATGCAAAGAGTCGAAAACACCTAAAAGCTCTTTATTTGGCGTTTAATAAATCGGTCAAAGTAAGTGCAAGTAAGCGTTTTTCTGAAAATGGGCTTGACTCAGTCACGGTTGAAACTGCACATTCAATGGCTTATCGCGAGGTTATTCGTCGATATGGATACAAGGTACAAGAAAAATCGATTCGCCCATCGGATTTGATGGAACTGATAAAGTTTTCAGGCATTGCAAATCATACTGTTCTTGCTCGGCATATTCTTGCCTATACTGCATTTTTTTGCAATTCCTCAACGGAGCGTGTTCAAGACTTAGATTATCTTCAAACAGTGAGCAGTGAAAATGCACGTGTGTTTGTTTTAAAAAATTATGACGCCATCGTGGCAGGAACACGACAATTCTTGGCCTTGATGAATCGTGGAGAATGCCCGATTTCTCATGATTTTTATTTGAAGAAATTTCAGCTTTCAATTCCGAAACTTCCATATGATTTAATTCTTTTTGATGAAGGTCAAGATGCTTCAGGGGCGATGTTGGATATTTTTTTGAATCAACCCGCAACCCTTGTCATTGTTGGCGATACACACCAACAAATTTACAGTTGGCGATTTGCGGTGAATTCAATGGAAACGGTTGATTTTCCTTCATATCCGCTTTCTACCAGTTTCCGATTTGGAGAAAATATTGCATCACTTGCTCGAAAGTCATTGGAGTTAAAGAAGCTCTTGGGATATCAAGCCCCTCTTCATCTCAAAGGGGCTGGTGAGAGAAGACGCGCTGTTTCGAAGGCCGTCTTGGCGCGAACGAATTCAGCACTTCTTTCTAAAGCTATTGATTTGGTTTTTGAACAAAATTTTAAGAAGCCTATATACTTTGAAGGTGGGTTTGATTCTTACACCTATGCGCAAGAAGGTGGATCGCTTTTTGATGTTCTCAATCTTTACTTAGGAAAGCCGTCAATGATTCGAGATACCACACTTGCTTCGCTTCGTTCATTTGAAGAGTTGCTTCGTTTCACCGAGGAAACCGAGGATACCTCGCTTGGCTCGATGATTGAAATTGTAAAGCTTTATGGTGAGAATTTGCCGCGTTACATAAAACGCTTACGTGAGCTTTCGCTCCCAATAGAAGAACGGGATAAAGCAGGGGTGGTTTTCTCGACAGTCCATCGAGCGAAAGGGCTTGAATACGACGAAGTCACTTTGGCTGAGGATTTTATTACTGAATCTGAGATTAAAAGACAGTTTTCAAAATTGGAAGAAGACTTCTCTTTCAAAAAGCGCTCGAAGGATCAGCTTGAGAACGACCGGGCATCATTAACAAAGCGGCTGAATGAAGAAATTAACTTACTCTATGTTGCGCTGACCCGTTCGACATCCGACCTGATTTTGCCTAAGAATTTGACAAAGATGTTTTTTCCGAACCTTAAAGAAGATTATCCTCAACTTCCTTCATTCCATAAATCTTATTCGCAAAAGCGAGCACCCGAATTGAAAACGAAAGAAATGCCAGTTCAACTCGGAAGAGAAAAGCAAAATTCAAATTCATCGGCTTATAGCCGATGGGAGAAAAGTGAAGAGGATGACTTGCGACGGAAGTTTTCAAATGGGATGGGGATTACTGAAATCTCCTCGCAAATGGGGCGTAGCAAGGGGTCAATTTATTCCCGGCTTCGGAAACTTGGACTTATTGACGAAACCACACTCATTGACGATTTATTGTAA
- a CDS encoding adenosylcobinamide-GDP ribazoletransferase, with amino-acid sequence MTRLRELWQEWLSALMFYTRLPVSGLVHHTPERLQRSRKFFPWVGVLVGFLVSLFLIGALIFLPVMPAVVLSIAASLLITGAFHEDGFADVCDGFGGGWRKDRILEIMKDSRIGVFGTAGLFVILTLKISLLISLIDTLLLKNTFDMATLSLSYILIFAYSFSRFAASLVVELSTYVQDFDASKSKPIATSRLSLVSHLFGIFPLILLSVIFFAYDFHVSIGEAIPLQAWTTAIALSLLLSLISMLVLKRFFEQHIGGYTGDCLGAVQQVSEVIIYISFLSAFHSSLYHLG; translated from the coding sequence ATGACGAGGCTACGCGAACTATGGCAGGAGTGGCTCTCTGCGTTGATGTTTTATACTCGGCTACCCGTTTCTGGACTTGTTCACCACACGCCGGAGCGGCTTCAGCGTTCGCGAAAATTTTTTCCTTGGGTTGGCGTTTTGGTAGGATTTCTTGTTTCCCTCTTTCTCATCGGCGCATTGATATTTCTCCCTGTTATGCCTGCAGTCGTTCTTTCGATTGCTGCATCGCTTCTAATTACGGGTGCTTTTCATGAAGATGGCTTTGCTGATGTCTGTGACGGATTCGGTGGCGGTTGGAGAAAGGATCGCATTCTTGAAATTATGAAAGATAGCCGAATCGGTGTGTTCGGTACTGCCGGGCTTTTTGTTATCCTGACCTTAAAGATTAGCCTGTTGATTTCTTTAATCGATACGCTCCTTTTAAAGAATACCTTTGATATGGCAACTTTATCCCTTTCTTATATTTTAATTTTCGCATATTCGTTCAGCCGATTTGCCGCTTCGCTTGTGGTAGAACTTTCGACTTATGTTCAGGACTTTGATGCAAGCAAATCAAAGCCAATCGCGACGTCACGACTCTCTCTCGTATCACACCTTTTTGGAATTTTTCCTTTGATTCTTTTAAGCGTGATTTTTTTCGCATACGATTTTCACGTTTCAATAGGAGAAGCCATACCATTACAAGCGTGGACGACGGCAATAGCTCTTTCGCTCCTGCTTTCACTTATTTCAATGCTTGTTTTAAAACGTTTTTTTGAACAGCACATTGGCGGTTACACCGGCGATTGCCTTGGGGCTGTTCAGCAAGTGAGTGAAGTGATAATCTATATTTCCTTTTTGAGTGCCTTTCACTCTTCACTTTACCATTTAGGATGA
- the tuf gene encoding elongation factor Tu, translated as MAKENFLRNKPHVNVGTIGHVDHGKTTTTAALTKVSAVKGWGAKFVSYDEVAKASESQGRRDPTKILTIATSHVEYETPNRHYAHVDCPGHADYVKNMITGAAQMDGAILVVSAVDGPMPQTKEHILLARQVNVPSIVVFLNKIDIADPELVDLVEMELRELLTHYGFPGDEIPIVRGSALGAMNGEDQWVESIANLMAEVDRYIPTPVREVDKPFLMPIEDVFSISGRGTVGTGRIERGKIKINEEVEIVGLGTTRKSVVTGIEMFRKNLDEGQAGDNAGLLLRGVEKKDLERGMVIAKPGTVTPHHKFDAQIYVLKKEEGGRHTGFVTNYRPQFYFRTTDVTGTIELPAGVEMVLPGDNTTIKVELMSPIAMDEGLRFAIREGGRTIGAGAVVKIIE; from the coding sequence ATGGCAAAAGAGAATTTTTTAAGAAATAAACCACATGTAAACGTGGGAACGATTGGTCACGTTGACCACGGTAAAACGACCACAACCGCAGCATTGACGAAAGTTTCTGCCGTTAAAGGTTGGGGTGCAAAGTTCGTCTCCTACGACGAAGTAGCGAAGGCCTCAGAATCTCAAGGTCGCCGTGACCCCACTAAAATTTTAACCATTGCAACGAGCCACGTCGAGTACGAAACTCCGAACCGTCATTACGCACACGTTGATTGCCCCGGTCACGCGGATTATGTGAAAAATATGATCACAGGTGCAGCCCAAATGGACGGAGCGATATTGGTTGTTTCAGCAGTTGATGGTCCAATGCCACAAACAAAAGAACATATTCTCTTGGCTCGCCAAGTGAATGTCCCTTCTATTGTTGTGTTCTTAAATAAAATTGATATCGCCGATCCGGAACTTGTTGATCTCGTTGAAATGGAACTTCGTGAATTACTCACGCATTATGGATTCCCGGGCGACGAAATCCCGATTGTTCGCGGCTCAGCACTCGGTGCAATGAATGGTGAAGATCAATGGGTTGAATCCATTGCAAACCTTATGGCCGAAGTAGATCGTTATATTCCAACACCAGTCCGTGAAGTCGATAAGCCATTCTTGATGCCAATCGAAGATGTGTTTTCAATTTCAGGTCGCGGTACTGTAGGAACTGGCCGCATTGAAAGAGGGAAGATTAAAATCAACGAAGAAGTTGAAATTGTTGGACTCGGCACTACCCGTAAATCCGTTGTTACCGGTATCGAAATGTTCCGTAAAAACCTTGATGAAGGACAAGCCGGCGATAACGCAGGCCTTCTTCTTCGTGGGGTTGAAAAGAAGGACTTGGAGCGTGGTATGGTTATTGCAAAACCGGGTACGGTTACACCTCACCATAAATTTGATGCGCAGATTTATGTTCTTAAGAAAGAAGAAGGCGGACGTCATACTGGGTTTGTAACCAACTACCGTCCTCAGTTTTACTTCAGAACAACAGACGTAACTGGTACAATTGAACTTCCGGCAGGTGTTGAAATGGTTCTTCCGGGTGATAACACCACCATCAAGGTTGAGCTTATGTCTCCGATTGCTATGGATGAAGGTCTTCGTTTCGCTATTCGCGAAGGTGGAAGAACAATTGGCGCAGGTGCAGTTGTTAAGATTATCGAATAA
- the rpsJ gene encoding 30S ribosomal protein S10: MAQQKIRIKLKSYDHSLVDKWAEKIIDAVKQTDAIISGPIPLPTDSQVYTVNRSPHVDKKSREQFMVASHKRLIEIINPSNRTIDLLMRLELPSGVDVEIKN; this comes from the coding sequence GTGGCACAACAGAAAATACGCATCAAGTTGAAATCTTATGATCATAGCCTTGTCGATAAATGGGCTGAAAAGATTATTGATGCGGTAAAGCAAACGGATGCGATTATCTCAGGACCGATTCCGCTTCCTACAGATTCGCAGGTATATACCGTTAACCGCTCTCCTCACGTGGATAAAAAGTCACGTGAACAGTTTATGGTTGCTTCTCATAAGCGATTAATTGAAATTATTAATCCGAGCAATCGAACAATCGATCTTCTCATGCGCTTAGAGTTACCGAGCGGTGTAGATGTTGAAATTAAGAACTAA
- the cobT gene encoding nicotinate-nucleotide--dimethylbenzimidazole phosphoribosyltransferase translates to MMENLRIALLEKIGNKTKPMGSLGRLEEIALQIGLLQESLSPKLSKPTVLIFAGDHGAANEPISAFPQAVTAQMVFNFLRGGAAINVFARQADLSFKVVDCGVCFDFTFHPEVNSIHFIDAKIGFGTRSYFIEPAMSEEECKIAFERAAQLIEKLYLEGTNIVIFGEMGIGNTSSSSLIFSKIFGREVTDFIGRGTGLNDDGYLIKVDLLQQAAKRTSLRLNAIEALREYGGFEIAMMAGAFLAAHSRRMLILVDGFIATAAFAVAHSLNKNLSEACIFSHTSAEKGHELVLQLLEQKPLLSLGLRLGEGTGAVLAYPIVENAVNFLCEMASFGESGVSVSKASESAFMTKKS, encoded by the coding sequence ATGATGGAAAACTTGAGAATAGCCCTCTTGGAGAAAATCGGAAATAAGACAAAGCCGATGGGTTCGCTTGGAAGACTTGAAGAAATTGCGTTGCAAATTGGGCTTCTGCAAGAGTCTCTTTCTCCAAAGCTTTCAAAACCCACGGTATTGATTTTTGCCGGAGACCACGGTGCGGCAAACGAACCCATTAGTGCGTTTCCACAAGCTGTGACCGCACAAATGGTTTTTAATTTTTTACGAGGCGGGGCTGCAATCAATGTTTTTGCACGTCAAGCTGATTTGAGTTTCAAGGTTGTCGATTGCGGTGTTTGCTTTGATTTTACTTTTCACCCCGAAGTAAATTCGATTCATTTTATTGATGCAAAAATTGGGTTTGGCACGCGTTCCTATTTCATTGAACCCGCAATGAGTGAAGAAGAATGCAAAATTGCGTTTGAGCGGGCGGCACAACTTATTGAAAAACTTTACTTGGAAGGAACAAACATTGTCATTTTTGGTGAAATGGGCATTGGGAATACAAGTTCATCAAGCCTTATTTTTTCAAAAATCTTTGGCCGTGAGGTTACAGATTTTATTGGAAGAGGAACCGGGCTTAATGATGACGGATACTTAATAAAGGTCGATTTGCTTCAACAGGCCGCGAAGCGAACATCCTTACGCCTTAATGCTATTGAAGCATTACGAGAATATGGGGGATTTGAAATTGCAATGATGGCGGGTGCTTTTCTTGCCGCGCACTCACGGCGGATGTTAATTCTTGTTGATGGATTTATCGCAACGGCAGCTTTCGCGGTTGCTCACTCTCTTAATAAGAACCTCTCTGAAGCGTGCATCTTTTCACATACCTCTGCTGAAAAGGGGCATGAGTTGGTTCTTCAACTTCTTGAACAAAAACCGCTGCTTTCGCTTGGGCTTCGGTTGGGTGAAGGAACCGGAGCAGTTTTGGCTTATCCGATTGTTGAAAACGCAGTGAATTTTCTTTGTGAAATGGCGAGCTTCGGCGAATCCGGTGTTTCGGTTTCTAAGGCTTCTGAATCGGCATTTATGACTAAAAAATCATGA